A stretch of the Lactuca sativa cultivar Salinas chromosome 9, Lsat_Salinas_v11, whole genome shotgun sequence genome encodes the following:
- the LOC111885530 gene encoding uncharacterized protein LOC111885530, with the protein MGVKMVVAPPHAGAIWRERLASALRTAIACTIIGCTALYGPQPIRNQIQYPSVAYVTAILIVSDATLGTTLRGSFHALCATALVLPSSILCLWAVGPSRFTESGAAAAVALSAFLVAVPEFLPLLAKRIAFVQLVIIYVGAVVRGGTADAVTHPVHVAACTALGASASVLALILPYPRLAVTEVKKQFQLYTENASERSGLYMKAFLSEDKTTACDLISQGEPMVESGTKLINHINHIQEGVKWERYRMRDFKRSFVKMEDRLDDIETPIKGMELALDSIPSFPIGIVNPELRSVLQSDRVHQTLKLDHAKCFVPFDEAVTVPERKDELFDNSLHTLTNSPPTHRNLPAFFFLSCFELLVNNSSMNPKPESETKAESESVNSQAIDVGQESRITGPYSQQRIVFGLKCSISLGLAVLLGMFFDRKNGYWSGLTIAISFVEGRQPIFTVANARVQGTAIGTVYGVLGSCLLYQVAEIRFIILLPWIVLTSLLQHSRMFGESGGISAVIGALLILGRKNYGPAKEFAIARLTEVSIGLFCMVVLEIVLEPVRASTLVKRHVSKCLGIVDDCFNKISSLNFVLVKENIKRLKSDINLLNNLSRDAKLEPCFWFQSFRGNCYDRVQKSLSTIVDLMQIMIYNLEFIDSDEGRKELQEHVNRNLEMLKVNGIKHLQNIMSVKSIKDFEHQLQEREGFLDLESARPIPVSTDSTTKDIDAFLQHTKEVTDKIQATEEWKEKTILHLNSLGFCIYRLMEETKEVEKCIKEIIRWENPTRQIDFNQLCYMIDK; encoded by the exons ATGGGAGTCAAAATGGTGGTGGCGCCGCCCCATGCAGGGGCTATATGGCGGGAAAGACTAGCTTCCGCCTTGAGAACCGCCATAGCATGCACTATAATCGGCTGCACCGCCCTATACGGTCCACAACCCATCCGCAACCAAATCCAATACCCATCCGTAGCCTATGTAACCGCCATCTTAATCGTTTCAGACGCCACACTCGGCACCACATTAAGAGGCTCTTTCCATGCACTCTGTGCCACCGCCCTTGTCCTCCCCTCATCCATCCTCTGTCTCTGGGCGGTGGGCCCGTCGCGGTTCACCGAGAGTGGTGCTGCCGCCGCGGTGGCTCTGAGCGCCTTTCTGGTGGCGGTGCCGGAGTTTTTACCGCTTCTAGCCAAGCGCATTGCCTTTGTACAGCTGGTGATTATATATGTTGGAGCGGTGGTTCGTGGTGGCACCGCCGATGCGGTGACTCACCCGGTTCATGTTGCGGCGTGCACCGCCCTTGGAGCGTCGGCTTCTGTCCTGGCTTTGATACTGCCGTACCCTAGACTGGCTGTTACTGAG GTGAAGAAGCAATTTCAGTTGTATACAGAAAATGCGTCAGAAAGAAGTGGACTTTATATGAAAGCTTTCTTAAGTGAAGACAAAACGACAGCGTGTGATCTCATTTCACAAGGTGAACCCATGGTGGAATCAGGAACTAAGCTCATTAACCACATCAACCACATCCAGGAAGGTGTGAAGTGGGAGAGGTATCGTATGCGGGATTTCAAGCGAAGTTTCGTGAAGATGGAAGACCGATTAGACGATATTGAAACACCGATAAAAGGAATGGAATTGGCGCTCGATTCCATTCCGTCTTTTCCTATTGGAATCGTGAATCCGGAGTTAAGATCCGTGTTGCAAAGCGATCGCGTGCACCAGACGTTAAAGCTCGACCATGCCAAATGTTTTGTCCCGTTCGATGAAGCGGTCACGGTTCCGGAACGGAAAGACGAACTCTTCGATAATTCACTACACACACTCACAAATTCCCCCCCAACGCACCGGAATCTACCGGCTTTTTTCTTTTTATCGTGCTTCGAATTACTCGTAAACAACTCGAGCATGAACCCGAAACCGGAATCGGAAACGAAAGCGGAATCGGAATCAGTCAACAGTCAAGCGATTGATGTTGGACAAGAGTCAAGAATTACCGGACCATATAGCCAACAAAGGATTGTGTTTGGTTTAAAGTGCTCGATTTCATTAGGGCTTGCAGTGCTTTTGGGTATGTTTTTTGACAGAAAGAACGGGTATTGGTCTGGGCTAACAATCGCGATTAGTTTTGTGGAAGGAAGACAACCGATTTTCACAGTTGCAAATGCTCGAGTACAAGGAACAGCGATCGGGACAGTTTATGGGGTGCTCGGGAGCTGTCTTTTGTATCAAGTTGCTGAAATAAGATTCATAATCCTTCTACCATGGATCGTTCTCACAAGCTTGTTACAACATAGCCGGATGTTTGGAGAAAGTGGCGGCATCTCAGCAGTGATCGGAGCTCTTCTTATTCTTGGACGGAAAAACTATGGGCCTGCTAAGGAATTCGCGATTGCGAGGCTAACGGAGGTTTCAATCGGGCTTTTTTGCATGGTGGTGTTGGAAATTGTTCTTGAACCAGTCAGAGCTTCAACTCTTGTGAAACGCCACGTGTCAAAATGTTTGGGGATAGTAGACGATTGCTTTAACAAAATATCAAGTTTGAATTTTGTTTTAGTGAAAGAAAATATCAAACGGTTAAAATCCGATATAAATTTGTTGAACAACTTGAGCAGAGACGCGAAGTTGGAACCATGTTTCTGGTTTCAATCATTCCGGGGGAATTGCTATGATCGCGTGCAAAAGAGCTTATCGACAATAGTTGATTTGATGCAGATTATGATCTATAACTTGGAGTTTATCGATTCCGATGAAGGTCGGAAAGAGCTTCAAGAACATGTCAATCGGAATCTAGAGATGTTGAAGGTTAACGGAATCAAGCATCTACAAAATATCATGTCGGTGAAGTCGATCAAAGACTTCGAGCACCAGTTACAAGAACGGGAAGGATTCCTGGACCTGGAATCAGCAAGACCGATTCCGGTGTCAACGGATTCAACGACTAAAGACATCGATGCTTTCCTTCAACACACAAAGGAGGTGACAGATAAAATTCAAGCAACCGAAGAATGGAAAGAGAAAACAATTCTTCATTTGAATTCATTAGGATTTTGCATCTATAGACTTATGGAGGAAACAAAGGAAGTTGAAAAATGCATTAAAGAAATCATCAGATGGGAGAATCCAACAAGACAAATAGATTTTAACCAGCTATGTTACATGATTGACAAGtaa
- the LOC111885531 gene encoding 60S ribosomal protein L32-1 produces MAVPKLDKKIVKKRVKKFKRPHSDWKICVKENWRRPKGIDSRVRRKFKGVTLMPNIGYGSDKKTRHFLPNGFKKFVVHNAKELEVLMMHNRTYCAEIAHNVSTRKRKEIVERAAQLDVVVTNKLARLRSQEDE; encoded by the exons ATGGCAGTCCCTAAACTTGATAAGAAGATCGTTAAGAAGAGGGTCAAGAAGTTCAAAAGGCCCCACAGTGACTGGAAAATATGTGTGAAG GAAAACTGGCGTAGACCAAAGGGTATTGATTCCCGTGTAAGGCGTAAGTTTAAAGGTGTCACTCTTATGCCCAACATTGGTTATGGTTCAGACAAAAAAACTCGCCACTTTCTTCCCAATGGTTTCAAGAAGTTTGTTGTCCACAATGCTAAAGAACTTGAAGTCCTCATGATGCACAATAG AACATACTGTGCTGAAATTGCACACAATGTATCCACCCGTAAAAGGAAGGAGATTGTTGAACGTGCAGCTCAGTTGGATGTGGTTGTTACCAACAAGTTAGCCAGGCTTCGCAGCCAGGAAGACGAATGA
- the LOC111885545 gene encoding uncharacterized protein LOC111885545 — MAMVLRYVNSLGLVKKLFIRIVHGKDITSLTLKKAIDLVFTNINLIRGKGYDGASNMWGAYGLKALILKDNPSQKNHDGVDDFFEQLTLVVNVVIKVLKYVEDKRSCLNNRNQMYVIWSYFKTLDFVYYLHLMLEIFGLTNTLSKHLQRKDQNILEAASLVKVTIKMFKAFRNNGFRSMLEKIFSFCHTHKIKIVEMSEFYVTPRNRRTKVTNQHHFDVDIFNTILNMQIQEVGDRFSEVSSDVLEYMATLSPCNAFSMFNKSKLVKLSKSDKTDFNDSERVYLDGQLETCYHSLIDDERFYNLKGIADLSRLMVETGKHLSFPLSLCNTFLLA, encoded by the exons ATGGCTATGGTTTTGCGATATGTTAATAGCCTTGGATTAgtgaaaaaattatttattagaaTTGTTCACGGGAAGGATATAACTTCTTTAACTCTAAAAAAAGCCATTGATTTGGTATTTACCAACATTAACTTGA tAAGAGGGAAAGGATATGATGGAGCAAGTAATATGTGGGGTGCATACGGTTTGAAAGCATTGATATTGAAAGATAATCCTTCG CAAAAAAACCACGATGGTGTTGATGATTTCTTTGAGCAATTAACTTTGGTGGTTAATGTG GTTATCAAGGTTCTTAAATATGTTGAAGACAAGAGATCTTGTTTAAATAACCGAAATCAAATGTACGTTATTTGGTCGTATTTCAAGACTCTTGATTTTGTGTACTATTTACATTTGATGTTGGAGATTTTTGGTCTCACGAATACCTTGTCAAAACATCTTCAAAGAAAGGATCAAAATATTTTGGAAGCGGCTTCTTTGGTAAAAGTGACGATCAAAATGTTCAAAGCTTTTAGAAATAATGGGTTTCGTTCAATGTTGGAGAAGATATTTTCTTTTTGTCATACACATAAAATTAAAATTGTGGAAATGTCCGAATTTTATGTTACTCCAAGAAACCGTAGAACCAAGGTTACTAATCAACATCACTTTGATGTTGATATTTTCAACACGATTTTAAATATGCAAATTCAAGAAGTTGGAGACCGTTTTAGTGAAGTGAGCAGCGATGTTCTTGAATACATGGCAACTTTGAGTCCTTGTAATGCATTTTCTATGTTTAACAAATCAAAGTTGGTGAAGTTAAGTAAGTCAGACAAAACTGATTTTAATGATTCAGAAAGGGTGTATCTTGATGGTCAACTTGAAACCTGTTATCACTCTTTGATTGATGATGAAAGATTTTATAATTTGAAGGGCATTGCAGACCTTTCTCGTTTGATGGTGGAAACCGGGAAACATCTTTCTTTTCCTTTGAGTCTTTGTAATACTTTTTTGTTGGCTTGA